A stretch of the Cucurbita pepo subsp. pepo cultivar mu-cu-16 chromosome LG16, ASM280686v2, whole genome shotgun sequence genome encodes the following:
- the LOC111776738 gene encoding hydroxyproline O-arabinosyltransferase 3-like isoform X2, which translates to MIGRKTSPGFLVLLALGFCFASYNLLTMSVRYKASKGSELFDPVVRAPGGTERAGKVKDMPGSDMGGFTRVLHSGLPDNLMKKIPTFIVDPLPEGLDRGYVVLNRPWAFVQWLEKANIEENYILMAEPDHIFVRPLPNLAHGKNPVGFPFFYIRPTDHEKILRKFYPEENGPVTNIDPIGNSPVIIEKGLLEEIAPTWVNVSLRMKDDPVTDKTFGWVLEMYAYAVASALHGVRHTLRKDFMLQPPWDLEVGKKFIIHYTYGCDYTMKGELTYGKVGEWRFDKRAYIKGPPPRNLSLPPPGVPESVVRLVKLVNEATANIAGWGDA; encoded by the exons ATGATAGGGAGGAAGACATCACCAGGTTTTCTGGTGCTATTGGCTCTTGgcttttgttttgcttcttATAACTTGCTTACCATGTCTGTACGCTACAAAGCTTCGAAAGGGAGTGAGTTGTTTGATCCAGTTGTTCGAGCACCTGGTGGAACAGAACGGGCAGGGAAAG TGAAGGATATGCCTGGATCTGACATGGGCGGCTTCACTAGAGTTTTGCATTCAGGACTTCCAGAtaatttgatgaagaagattcCAACTTTTATTGTTGATCCTTTGCCGGAAGGCTTGGATCGG GGCTATGTTGTTCTAAACCGACCATGGGCTTTTGTGCAATGGCTGGAGAAAGCaaacattgaagaaaa TTATATACTAATGGCAGAACCCGATCATATCTTCGTTCGGCCGTTGCCGAACTTGGCTCACGGAAAGAATCCGGTTGGATTTCCGTTCTTCTACATAAGGCCAACTGACCATGAGAAGATCCTCAGGAAATTCTATCCAGAGGAGAATGGTCCAGTGACCAACATTGACCCCATTGGCAATTCTCCTGTTATCATCGAAAAG GGGCTGCTGGAGGAGATTGCACCAACATGGGTGAATGTATCCTTGAGAATGAAAGATGACCCCGTTACTGATAAGACGTTCGGTTGGGTGCTCGAGAT GTATGCTTATGCTGTAGCTTCTGCATTGCACGGTGTTCGGCATACGCTCCGCAAAGATTTCATGCTGCAG CCTCCTTGGGACTTAGAAGTTGGTAAGAAGTTCATCATCCACTATACCTATGGATGCGACTACACTATGAAG GGAGAGCTGACATATGGTAAGGTCGGGGAATGGCGCTTCGACAAGAGAGCATATATCAAGGGTCCTCCACCAAGAAATCTTTCCTTACCTCCTCCGGGAGTTCCTGAAAGTGTA GTAAGGCTTGTAAAGCTGGTAAATGAGGCAACTGCAAATATAGCTGGTTGGGGGGACGCATAG
- the LOC111777746 gene encoding ankyrin repeat domain-containing protein 2A — MVVEENRLEEQSTVGTNTDDIEALVDAARYNDVDDVVSLASAGVHLDSKDSEGRTALHMAAANGHLSIVEFLISKGVDVNALNAEKNTPLHWACLNGHIEVVKKLILSGANVSLLNSHEKTPMDEALTRGKMDVIDAINTAVAQIELTGISVSRMET, encoded by the exons ATGGTAGTGGAAGAGAATCGATTGGAAGAGCAGAGTACCGTGGGAACGAATACGGATGACATCGAAGCTCTGGTTGAT GCTGCGAGATACAATGATGTCGATGATGTAGTAAGTCTTGCTTCTGCTGGTGTTCACCTCGATTCCAAGGATTCCGAGGGCCGAActg CTCTACACATGGCTGCTGCCAATGGACATCTTTCGATAGTGGAGTTTCTCATAAGTAAGGGAGTG GATGTGAATGCTTTGAATGCGGAGAAGAATACACCACTTCATTGGGCATGTCTGAATGGGCATATTGAG GTGGTTAAGAAGTTGATCTTGTCAGGAGCAAATGTTAGCCTATTGAACAG CCATGAGAAAACTCCCATGGACGAAGCTCTGACACGGGGGAAAATGGATGTAATTGACGCGATCAACACCGCAGTGGCGCAAATCGAGCTCACGGGCATCAGTGTTTCACGTATGGAAACATAG
- the LOC111776738 gene encoding hydroxyproline O-arabinosyltransferase 3-like isoform X1: MIGRKTSPGFLVLLALGFCFASYNLLTMSVRYKASKGSELFDPVVRAPGGTERAGKGIQKFHVAVTATASTYSQWQCRIMYYWYNKVKDMPGSDMGGFTRVLHSGLPDNLMKKIPTFIVDPLPEGLDRGYVVLNRPWAFVQWLEKANIEENYILMAEPDHIFVRPLPNLAHGKNPVGFPFFYIRPTDHEKILRKFYPEENGPVTNIDPIGNSPVIIEKGLLEEIAPTWVNVSLRMKDDPVTDKTFGWVLEMYAYAVASALHGVRHTLRKDFMLQPPWDLEVGKKFIIHYTYGCDYTMKGELTYGKVGEWRFDKRAYIKGPPPRNLSLPPPGVPESVVRLVKLVNEATANIAGWGDA, translated from the exons ATGATAGGGAGGAAGACATCACCAGGTTTTCTGGTGCTATTGGCTCTTGgcttttgttttgcttcttATAACTTGCTTACCATGTCTGTACGCTACAAAGCTTCGAAAGGGAGTGAGTTGTTTGATCCAGTTGTTCGAGCACCTGGTGGAACAGAACGGGCAGGGAAAGGTATTCAAAAATTCCATGTTGCTGTCACTGCAACTGCTTCTACTTACAGTCAATGGCAGTGCCGGATCATGTATTATTGGTATAATAAAGTGAAGGATATGCCTGGATCTGACATGGGCGGCTTCACTAGAGTTTTGCATTCAGGACTTCCAGAtaatttgatgaagaagattcCAACTTTTATTGTTGATCCTTTGCCGGAAGGCTTGGATCGG GGCTATGTTGTTCTAAACCGACCATGGGCTTTTGTGCAATGGCTGGAGAAAGCaaacattgaagaaaa TTATATACTAATGGCAGAACCCGATCATATCTTCGTTCGGCCGTTGCCGAACTTGGCTCACGGAAAGAATCCGGTTGGATTTCCGTTCTTCTACATAAGGCCAACTGACCATGAGAAGATCCTCAGGAAATTCTATCCAGAGGAGAATGGTCCAGTGACCAACATTGACCCCATTGGCAATTCTCCTGTTATCATCGAAAAG GGGCTGCTGGAGGAGATTGCACCAACATGGGTGAATGTATCCTTGAGAATGAAAGATGACCCCGTTACTGATAAGACGTTCGGTTGGGTGCTCGAGAT GTATGCTTATGCTGTAGCTTCTGCATTGCACGGTGTTCGGCATACGCTCCGCAAAGATTTCATGCTGCAG CCTCCTTGGGACTTAGAAGTTGGTAAGAAGTTCATCATCCACTATACCTATGGATGCGACTACACTATGAAG GGAGAGCTGACATATGGTAAGGTCGGGGAATGGCGCTTCGACAAGAGAGCATATATCAAGGGTCCTCCACCAAGAAATCTTTCCTTACCTCCTCCGGGAGTTCCTGAAAGTGTA GTAAGGCTTGTAAAGCTGGTAAATGAGGCAACTGCAAATATAGCTGGTTGGGGGGACGCATAG
- the LOC111776696 gene encoding uncharacterized protein LOC111776696, whose amino-acid sequence MTSSGISLKSAELSDAVQDLKVCDQVEMWKKLEIQGTGHGSHDGACAICLNKISLPETALVRGCEHAYCTTCILRWASYTQKPTCPQCKHPFEFLIVHRSLDGSIHDYMFEESVCLLLRASWYEPLIVKDREETYDDPEEYYPYEDQDEELEEAYLGASPSLRIGNRRWGDNGYVRAGRQEARPVLRPEFSGASSSREPPTKDASKDKTGRRAKRALKREAADKAAAAKHQEHLARFGLN is encoded by the exons ATGACTTCTTCCGGAATCTCTCTCAAAAGCGCCGAATTGTCAGATGCCGTTCAAGACCTGAAAGTTTGCGACCAG GTGGAAATGTGGAAGAAGTTAGAAATTCAAGGGACCGGGCATGGGAGCCATGATGGCGCTTGTGCAATttgcttaaataaaatatcccTGCCAGAAACTGCTTTAGTTAGAGGTTGCGAACACGCCTATTG TACGACTTGCATCCTTCGATGGGCCTCATACACTCAAAAACCCACCTGTCCGCAATGTAAACATCCATTCGAGTTCCTGATTGTGCATCGTTCTCTTGACGGGAG CATCCATGACTATATGTTTGAGGAGAGCGTATGCCTACTTCTGAGAGCTTCGTGGTATGAGCCACTGATCGTTAAAGATCGGGAGGAAACCTATGATGATCCTGAGGAGTACTATCCTTATGAGGATCAGGACGAAGAGCTTGAGGAAGCTTACCTGGGTGCTTCGCCAAGTCTCCGAATCGGCAATCGGAGGTGGGGAGACAATGGATACGTGAGGGCAGGTCGACAAGAAGCCCGACCAGTTTTAAGGCCAGAGTTTTCTGGAGCTAGCTCATCACGGGAGCCTCCGACAAAAGATGCTTCCAAGGATAAAACAGGTCGACGAGCTAAAAGGGCATTGAAACGGGAAGCTGCTGATAAAGCTGCAGCAGCTAAGCATCAAGAACATTTAGCTAGGTTTGGCCTGAATTAA
- the LOC111776776 gene encoding uncharacterized protein LOC111776776 yields the protein MNLEFLHNIPWFCAQRSNDLRPILKPSSAMVEQGHRNTRFDIRKWGFSLLSLLRWENNGNGKAIINGNLKRQVKRDRAIENQGGESPLRFKPYVCKVPWHTGVRAFLSQLLPRYGHYCGPNWSSGKDNGSLIWDKRPIDWLDFCCYCHDIGYDTHNQAELLKADMAFLECLERPNMVTKGDVRTATLYRTVCVTGLKNGLIPYRRQLIQLSVWMA from the exons ATGAACTTGGAATTTCTTCATAATATTCCCTGGTTTTGTGCGCAAAGAAGCAATGATTTGCGTCCAATTCTTAAGCCCTCAAGCGCCATGGTGGAGCAAGGGCATCGAAATACTCGTTTTGATATCAGGAAATGGggattttcccttctttcactgctTCGTTGGGAAAATAATGGCAATGGGAAAGCAATTATTAATGGAAACTTGAAAAGGCAAGTGAAACGTGATAGAGCCATTGAGAACCAAGGTGGAGAATCCCCTTTACGGTTCAAACCCTATGTGTGTAAAGTTCCATGGCATACGGGTGTAAGAGCCTTTCTTTCTCAGCTGCTTCCACGTTATGGACATTACTGTGGTCCAAATTGGTCTAGCGGTAAAGACAACGGGTCTCTCATTTGGGATAAACGACCAATTGATTGGCTGGATTTCTGTTGTTATTGCCATGATATTGGTTATGACACTCACAATCAAGCCGAGTTGTTAAAGGCTGATATGGCGTTTCTCGAGTGCTTAGAAAGGCCTAATATGGTTACGAAGGGCGATGTTCGTACCGCTACTCTTTACCGAACCGTGTGTGTCACAG GTCTGAAGAACGGTCTAATTCCTTATAGAAGGCAACTTATTCAGCTTTCAGTTTGGATGGCTTAG
- the LOC111777082 gene encoding protein LATERAL ROOT PRIMORDIUM 1-like — translation HPPSVVATTRRLPSDSGAFADWAAPSSSAGRAPPDDLSLGFNAAPAVAPPAGPPAPLWSAAAAAQRSLNYGLGSEMGMVGLRDVYVVAPAASFNPNPHHHDPNLISDDHSLAASNSATALGVGVGVGVIPLLTAGPCLGVEEDNLLGSRSGSRGGGIQLWQQNQQSTQHYLKKTPSSSLDHHLHNASGTNNDLIGGGIGVFGGLASSSSATTTCQDCGNQAKKDCSRGRCRTCCRSRGFDCATHVKSTWVPAARRRERQLMAITGTAADGSSGSASGTKKPRLIASQTTSHTSTSNTTPPGSIDTSSSHQDAGFKEELPGQIRAPAVFKCVRVTAVDDGEDEYAYQAVVKIGGHVFKGFLYDQGVEAGDGFPNVSELHLSDGGGGSRNNRNGSSSAPFVDPSDVYNAAASGNGGAPGFLGGSNYGNQIR, via the exons CATCCGCCTTCAGTTGTGGCTACTACAAGGAGGTTACCTTCTGATTCCGGTGCTTTTGCTGACTGGGCGGCTCCGTCTTCCTCCGCCGGCCGCGCTCCCCCTGATGACCTCTCTCTTGGCTTCAATGCCGCTCCTGCTGTCGCGCCACCTGCCGGACCCCCTGCCCCTTTGTGGTCCGCTGCGGCTGCCGCTCAGAGGTCTCTCAATTATGGCCTTGGATCGGAGATGGGAATGGTCGGGTTACGAGATGTGTATGTTGTCGCTCCGGCTGCCTCTTTTAATCCAAATCCTCACCATCACGACCCTAATCTCATCTCTGATGATCATTCCCTTGCCGCCTCTAACTCCGCCACTGCCCTCGGTGTCGGAGTAGGCGTCGGTGTTATTCCGCTTCTCACTGCTGGCCCCTGCCTCGGCGTTGAGGAGGATAATCTCTTGGGTAGTCGCAGTGGTAGCAGAGGCGGAGGGATTCAGCTATGGCAGCAGAATCAGCAATCGACGCAACATTATTTGAAGAAAACGCCGTCGTCTTCTCTCGACCATCACCTCCATAATGCCTCCGGTACGAACAACGACCTTATCGGAGGAGGAATCGGCGTCTTTGGAGGTTTAGCTTCGTCGTCCTCGGCGACGACCACGTGCCAGGACTGTGGGAACCAAGCGAAGAAAGATTGTAGTCGTGGACGCTGCAGAACTTGTTGTCGAAGCCGAGGGTTCGATTGCGCGACTCACGTGAAGAGCACGTGGGTTCCTGCAGCCCGCCGGAGAGAGCGACAGCTCATGGCCATCACCGGAACCGCCGCAGATGGCTCTTCAGGTTCCGCCTCCGGCACGAAGAAACCGAGGCTTATAGCCTCGCAAACCACTTCTCACACTTCCACATCTAACACCACACCTCCAGGAAGCATCGACACGAGCTCCAGTCATCAAG ATGCAGGATTTAAAGAGGAATTACCAGGCCAAATACGTGCACCGGCGGTTTTCAAGTGCGTGAGAGTGACGGCGGTGGATGACGGCGAGGACGAGTACGCGTATCAAGCGGTCGTGAAGATCGGGGGCCATGTTTTCAAAGGATTTTTGTACGATCAAGGCGTTGAAGCCGGAGATGGCTTTCCTAATGTATCGGAACTGCATTTGAGCGACGGCGGCGGTGGGAGCAGAAATAATCGGAATGGATCTTCTTCTGCTCCGTTTGTCGATCCATCGGATGTTTACAACGCGGCCGCCTCCGGCAATGGTGGTGCTCCAGGTTTTCTCGGTGGTTCAAATTATGGTAATCAAATCCGctga
- the LOC111777870 gene encoding ABC transporter G family member 23: MAVCFQKRCITDDSTTLFSTSNSPEETTSVSSSSSHHHSPPLPTASISIKKLSVRNLSFSVLPKSSFPELIRRPKPINVLSSVSFTARSSQVLAIVGPSGTGKSSLLRILSGRVKEKDFDPKSILINNQTMKSPEQLRKLCGFVTQEDNLLPLLTVRETLMFMAKLRLRELGSEEIEERVERLMQELGLVHVADSFVGDEEKRGISGGERKRVSIGVEMIHDPPILLLDEPTSGLDSTSALQVIELLSSMATTKQRTVILSIHQPGYRILQYISKFLILSHGLTVHFGSLKSLEKRIGEMGIQIPIQLNALEFAMEIIDKLKEEEEEEEEETQLSSSPDWPEEAIERVQQDNNTSKQISFFPTSNFLEIMILCSRFWLLLYRTKQLFLGRTLQAIVGGLGLGSVYLRVKRDEEGVAERLGLFAFSLSLLLSSTVESLPIFLQERRVLMKEASRGVYRISSYMIANTVVFLPFLLAVAVLFAAPVYWLVGLNPSIEAFAFFTFVVWLIVMMASSLVLFLSAISPDFITGNSLICTVLGGFFLFSGYFIPKQNIPRFWMFMYYISLYRYPLEAMLVNEYWDAKLECFSWIDQARRPVCVLTGDDVLKNAGLDGDIRWKNVGIMIGFFVFYRLLCWIVLARRASTTTI, encoded by the coding sequence ATGGCGGTTTGCTTTCAAAAACGATGCATTACAGACGATTCAACCACCCTCTTCTCAACATCCAACTCCCCGGAGGAAACCACCAGTgtttcctcctcttcttcccaCCACCACTCCCCACCGTTACCCACTGCTTCCATTTCCATTAAGAAACTCTCTGTCAGGAATCTCTCATTTTCTGTTCTTCCAAAAAGTTCATTTCCCGAGCTGATTCGAAGACCCAAACCCATTAACGTTCTCAGCTCTGTCTCATTTACGGCACGAAGTTCTCAAGTTCTCGCCATTGTTGGCCCAAGTGGAACCGGCAAATCTTCTCTGCTCAGAATTCTATCAGggagagtgaaagagaaggatTTCGACCCCAAATCGATCTTAATTAACAATCAAACGATGAAAAGTCCTGAGCAATTGAGGAAGTTATGTGGGTTCGTGACACAAGAAGACAATTTGCTTCCTCTTCTGACTGTAAGAGAAACCTTGATGTTCATGGCCAAATTGAGGCTCAGGGAATTGGGTTCAGAAGAGATAGAAGAAAGAGTAGAGAGATTGATGCAGGAGCTTGGATTGGTTCATGTGGCAGACAGTTTTGTAGGAGATGAAGAGAAGAGAGGGATATCTGGAGGAGAAAGGAAAAGGGTCTCAATTGGAGTTGAAATGATTCATGATCCACCAATTCTCCTCCTTGATGAACCAACTTCAGGCTTAGACAGCACTTCCGCCCTTCAAGTTATTGAGCTTCTCTCTTCAATGGCTACAACTAAACAAAGAACAGTGATTCTTTCAATCCATCAACCAGGCTACAGAATCCTCCAATACATTTCCAAGTTCTTGATTCTATCCCATGGTTTAACAGTTCATTTTGGAAGCCTCAAATCACTGGAAAAGAGGATCGGTGAAATGGGAATTCAAATCCCAATTCAATTGAATGCCCTAGAATTTGCTATGGAAATCATTGATAaactgaaagaagaagaagaagaagaagaagaagaaacccagCTCTCCTCCTCCCCAGATTGGCCAGAAGAAGCCATTGAAAGAGTTCAACAAGATAACAATACCAGCAAACAGATATCATTCTTTCCCACATCAAATTTCCTAGAGATTATGATTCTTTGCTCAAGATTCTGGTTGTTATTATACAGAACAAAGCAGCTATTTCTAGGAAGAACATTGCAAGCCATTGTTGGAGGACTAGGGCTCGGAAGTGTTTACCTGAGAGTgaaaagagatgaagaaggagTAGCAGAAAGATTAGGGCTCTTTGCTTTCAGTCTCAGTTTGCTTCTCTCTTCCACAGTCGAATCTCTCCCCATTTTCCTCCAAGAACGAAGGGTTTTAATGAAAGAAGCTTCAAGAGGAGTCTACAGAATCTCCTCTTACATGATAGCCAACACCGTCgtcttccttccatttttgctCGCCGTCGCCGTTCTCTTCGCCGCTCCAGTCTATTGGCTCGTAGGGCTAAATCCGTCGATCGAGGCCTTCGCCTTCTTCACGTTCGTCGTTTGGCTCATCGTAATGATGGCTAGTTCGTTGGTGCTCTTCCTCAGCGCCATTTCGCCGGATTTCATCACCGGAAACTCCTTGATCTGCACCGTCCTAGGCGgattcttcctcttctctggCTACTTCATTCCGAAACAGAACATTCCGAGATTTTGGATGTTCATGTACTACATCTCCCTGTATCGGTACCCTTTGGAGGCGATGCTAGTGAATGAGTATTGGGATGCTAAATTGGAGTGTTTCTCGTGGATTGATCAAGCGCGGCGACCGGTCTGCGTTCTCACCGGCGACGATGTGCTGAAGAACGCAGGACTTGATGGGGATATTCGGTGGAAGAATGTGGGGATTATGATTGGGTTTTTCGTGTTCTATCGATTGCTCTGTTGGATTGTTCTTGCTCGCCGAGCTTCCACAACAACTATATGA